GGATCAGATTTGGTGTACGTAATCAGCACAGCAAATAAGCCTAAGCAGATAGCCAGTAGGAGCATCCAGCGTACTTCCGCAATTAGGCGAGACATCTTGCCAGTGCCGCCCTCGGGAGGCAACGGGGTCTTAATCTGTGGAAGCGAGCTACGAGCCATGTTGGTCTGATTGTAAACAAGCCTTGCCTGTAGAACCCTATAATTTAGGGATGACTACAACCACCAAACACTCTAAAGTTCTGATTCTGGGCTCCGGCCCTGCCGGCTATACCGCTGCAGTCTACGCCGCCCGCGCTAACCTGAAACCCACTCTCATTACTGGCCTCGCCCAAGGCGGCCAACTCATGACCACCACCGACGTGGAGAACTGGCCAGCAGACCCCAATGGTGTTCAAGGTCCTGAGCTCATGGATCGCTTCTTAAAGCATGCGGAGCACTTTAATACCGAGATCATTTTTGATCACATCCACACAGCCGCTCTCACTGAAAAGCCCATTCGCCTGGTAGGCGACTCCGGCACCTACACCTGTGATGCACTCATCATCTCAACGGGTGCTTCTGCCCAATACCTTGGTCTGCCGAGTGAAGAGGCATTTATGGGTCGCGGAGTATCGGGTTGCGCTACCTGCGATGGTTTCTTTTATAAAGGCCAGGATGTCTGTGTGGTCGGCGGTGGCAACACGGCCGTTGAAGAAGCGCTCTACCTTACTGGTATTGCCCGAAAAGTGACGGTGATTCATCGCCGTGACAAGTTCCGTGCTGAGCCGATTCTGAATGATCGATTGATGGCAAAGGTTGCTGAAGGCAAGGTTGAACTTAAATTGAACGCCACCCTTGATGAAGTCTTGGGTGATGAAAAAGGAGTGACCGGGGTACGGATCAAAAAACAGGATGGCAATACAGAAGACATTGCAGTATCGGGCGCCTTCATTGCAATTGGCCATAAACCCAATACCGATTTATTCGTAGGTCAACTCGAAATGAACAATGGCTACATCAAAACGCATTCTGGCCTAGAGGGTAATGCCACCGCAACCAATATCCCTGGCGTCTTTGCTGCTGGGGATGTCCAAGATCATATCTATCGCCAAGCCATTACGAGTGCAGGCACAGGTTGTATGGCAGCACTGGATGCGCAGCGTTATTTA
This genomic window from Polynucleobacter sp. MWH-UH24A contains:
- the trxB gene encoding thioredoxin-disulfide reductase, whose translation is MTTTTKHSKVLILGSGPAGYTAAVYAARANLKPTLITGLAQGGQLMTTTDVENWPADPNGVQGPELMDRFLKHAEHFNTEIIFDHIHTAALTEKPIRLVGDSGTYTCDALIISTGASAQYLGLPSEEAFMGRGVSGCATCDGFFYKGQDVCVVGGGNTAVEEALYLTGIARKVTVIHRRDKFRAEPILNDRLMAKVAEGKVELKLNATLDEVLGDEKGVTGVRIKKQDGNTEDIAVSGAFIAIGHKPNTDLFVGQLEMNNGYIKTHSGLEGNATATNIPGVFAAGDVQDHIYRQAITSAGTGCMAALDAQRYLEALDG